The Streptomyces sp. CC0208 genome window below encodes:
- a CDS encoding NAD(P)H-dependent oxidoreductase, which translates to MSVRILALVGSLRAGSHNRQLAEAAVKHAPEGAEVVLYEGLAEIPFYNEDIDVEGNVPAAAAKLREAAQASDAFLFFSPEYNGTIPAVLKNAIDWLSRPYGAGAFGGKPVAVVGTAFGQFGGVWAQDETRKAVGIAGGKVLEDVKLSIPGSVVRFAETHPADDAEVAAQLAEVVAQLHSNTGEAAAA; encoded by the coding sequence ATGTCTGTTCGCATCCTTGCGCTCGTCGGATCCCTTCGCGCCGGTTCGCACAACCGCCAGCTCGCCGAGGCGGCCGTCAAGCACGCCCCCGAGGGCGCGGAGGTCGTGCTCTACGAAGGCCTGGCCGAGATCCCCTTCTACAACGAGGACATCGACGTCGAGGGCAACGTCCCCGCGGCCGCCGCCAAGCTGCGTGAGGCCGCCCAGGCCTCCGACGCGTTCCTGTTCTTCTCCCCCGAGTACAACGGCACCATCCCGGCCGTCCTGAAGAACGCCATCGACTGGCTGTCGCGTCCGTACGGCGCCGGCGCCTTCGGCGGCAAGCCGGTCGCCGTGGTCGGTACCGCCTTCGGTCAGTTCGGCGGCGTGTGGGCGCAGGACGAGACCCGCAAGGCCGTGGGCATCGCCGGCGGCAAGGTGCTCGAGGACGTCAAGCTCTCCATCCCGGGTTCCGTGGTCCGCTTCGCCGAGACCCACCCGGCCGACGACGCCGAGGTCGCCGCGCAGCTGGCCGAGGTCGTCGCGCAGCTGCACAGCAACACGGGTGAGGCTGCCGCCGCCTGA
- a CDS encoding LacI family DNA-binding transcriptional regulator, producing the protein MTIVMVQIQNTSASSVTRSVPTSADVARVAGVSRATVSYVLNNTSAVRISEPTRRRVHEAAKELGYVPHAAARSLRAGHSRMVLMPAPSIPVGPLYSQFISELQWALGRLDYTVVQYGSVGLQGDEAARAWAELRPVAVLVPGVGLGPQGVALLRRSGARAVVTLAPEAVEGAHSLLMDHAGVGHSAAAHLYARGRRRIGVVVPEESGLEAFSLPRLAGVRRALQGTDATLTELPLAYEEQAAAKLAARWRDLGLDAVFAYNDEYAMLLMRALQDEGVRIPEDTAVIGADDLLLGRLLRPRLSTVHIELPSGRDLAELVDRAVREPGAATETHTVLGATVVHRDSS; encoded by the coding sequence ATGACGATCGTCATGGTGCAGATACAGAACACGTCCGCGTCCTCCGTCACGCGCTCGGTTCCCACGAGCGCCGATGTGGCCCGCGTGGCCGGCGTCTCGCGTGCGACCGTCTCCTACGTCCTCAACAACACCAGCGCCGTCCGGATCAGCGAGCCCACGCGCCGCCGCGTCCACGAGGCCGCCAAGGAACTCGGGTACGTGCCGCACGCGGCCGCCCGCAGCCTGCGCGCCGGCCACAGCCGGATGGTCCTGATGCCCGCCCCGTCCATCCCGGTCGGCCCGCTCTACAGCCAGTTCATCAGCGAACTCCAGTGGGCCCTGGGCCGGTTGGACTACACGGTCGTCCAGTACGGCAGTGTCGGCCTCCAGGGTGACGAGGCGGCCCGCGCCTGGGCCGAGCTGCGCCCGGTCGCCGTCCTGGTGCCCGGCGTGGGACTCGGCCCGCAGGGCGTGGCCCTGCTGCGGCGCTCCGGTGCCCGGGCCGTGGTCACCCTCGCCCCCGAGGCGGTCGAGGGGGCCCACTCCCTGCTCATGGACCACGCGGGCGTCGGCCACAGCGCCGCCGCCCACCTGTACGCCCGCGGCCGGCGCCGCATCGGTGTCGTGGTGCCCGAGGAGTCCGGCCTGGAGGCCTTCTCGCTGCCCCGCCTCGCCGGTGTGCGCCGCGCTCTCCAGGGCACGGACGCCACGCTGACCGAGCTGCCCCTCGCCTACGAGGAGCAGGCCGCGGCCAAGCTCGCCGCGCGCTGGCGGGACCTCGGCCTCGACGCCGTGTTCGCGTACAACGACGAATACGCGATGCTGTTAATGCGCGCCCTCCAGGACGAGGGCGTGCGCATCCCGGAGGACACGGCGGTGATCGGTGCCGACGACCTGCTCCTCGGCCGACTGCTGCGGCCCAGGCTGAGCACGGTCCACATCGAGCTCCCGTCCGGCCGTGACCTCGCCGAACTGGTCGACCGCGCGGTGCGCGAACCGGGCGCCGCGACCGAGACGCACACGGTGCTGGGTGCCACGGTCGTGCACCGCGACTCCAGCTGA
- a CDS encoding LysR family transcriptional regulator — MIDLRRLHVLRAVAHYGTVTAAARALHFTPSAASQQIRQLARDLDVDLLEPQGRGVRLTPAAESLLAHADAIQARWEQAELELRADHGEPAGPLRVGGLSVAASALLAPMAARLRERHPRLTVSVQEAGVPESFDLLFEGEIDLAVVEATPHNPPLSDTRYDQQPLLDDPFDLVVPADHPLADRGRVDLADAAHEDWIAPFADSPCRTHVMSACGAAGFTPGVVHHARDWNVTAHLVAHRLGVALIPRLAHLTPNLPITRVRCAGDPHRKLLTCTRNGGHERPAIAAALSALRDLAPTAVA; from the coding sequence ATGATTGACCTGCGTAGGCTCCACGTCCTGAGGGCGGTGGCCCATTACGGCACGGTCACCGCGGCCGCCCGAGCCCTGCACTTCACCCCGTCCGCCGCGTCCCAGCAGATCCGCCAGCTGGCCCGCGACCTGGACGTCGACCTCCTCGAACCCCAGGGGCGCGGGGTCCGTCTCACCCCGGCCGCCGAGAGCCTGCTCGCGCATGCCGACGCCATCCAGGCCCGCTGGGAACAGGCCGAACTCGAGCTGCGCGCCGACCACGGCGAGCCCGCGGGACCGCTGCGGGTGGGCGGTCTGTCCGTGGCCGCGTCGGCCCTGCTCGCCCCGATGGCGGCCCGGCTGCGCGAGCGGCACCCCCGGCTGACCGTCAGCGTCCAGGAGGCGGGCGTACCGGAGAGCTTCGACCTGCTCTTCGAGGGGGAGATCGACCTCGCGGTCGTGGAGGCGACCCCGCACAACCCGCCCCTGAGCGACACCCGCTACGACCAGCAGCCCCTGCTGGACGACCCCTTCGACCTGGTCGTCCCCGCGGATCATCCGCTGGCCGACAGGGGCCGCGTGGATCTCGCGGACGCGGCCCACGAGGACTGGATCGCCCCCTTCGCGGACAGTCCCTGCCGCACGCACGTCATGTCGGCCTGCGGCGCGGCCGGCTTCACCCCGGGCGTGGTCCACCACGCCCGGGACTGGAACGTCACCGCTCACCTGGTCGCCCACCGCCTGGGCGTGGCCCTGATCCCCCGCCTGGCCCACCTCACCCCGAACCTGCCGATCACGAGAGTCCGGTGCGCGGGCGACCCGCACCGAAAACTCCTGACCTGCACCCGAAACGGCGGTCACGAACGCCCGGCGATCGCGGCCGCACTTTCAGCACTACGAGACCTGGCACCCACGGCGGTGGCCTGA
- a CDS encoding LLM class F420-dependent oxidoreductase → MRVGVHINRFNHPAGAPALGAELAAAGAAAEAAGVSWLSVMDHYFQMEFNGGAEDPMLEAYSTLSFLAAHTETVRLGALVTGVTYRHPGLLAKIATTLDVLSGGRAALGIGAAWYDREHEGLGVPFPPLAERFERLEETLRICLQMWDPAANGPFEGTHYRLAETLCVPAPVSSPHPEIMIGGSGEKKTLRLVARYAGACNLFATSPEEVTHKLDVLRRHCDTEGRDYDEIRKTMTYSVDEGDGGDLDAFTRDINGYTKLGIDTVILAPRTGAPAEWIERFTAPAVRRLAELD, encoded by the coding sequence ATGCGTGTGGGCGTGCACATCAACCGGTTCAACCACCCCGCGGGCGCCCCGGCTCTCGGTGCCGAGCTGGCCGCCGCCGGTGCCGCGGCGGAGGCGGCGGGGGTGAGCTGGCTGTCGGTGATGGACCACTACTTCCAGATGGAGTTCAACGGCGGCGCCGAAGACCCCATGCTGGAGGCCTACTCGACCCTGAGCTTCCTCGCGGCCCACACCGAGACGGTCCGGCTCGGCGCGCTGGTGACCGGAGTGACGTACCGCCACCCCGGCCTGCTCGCCAAGATCGCGACCACGCTGGACGTGCTCTCCGGCGGCCGGGCCGCCCTCGGTATCGGAGCCGCCTGGTACGACCGGGAGCACGAAGGACTCGGTGTGCCGTTCCCGCCCCTCGCCGAGCGCTTCGAGCGGCTGGAGGAGACCCTGCGGATCTGCCTGCAGATGTGGGACCCGGCGGCCAACGGCCCCTTCGAGGGCACCCACTACCGGCTCGCCGAGACCCTGTGCGTACCGGCCCCGGTCAGCAGCCCGCACCCCGAGATCATGATCGGCGGCAGCGGTGAGAAGAAGACCCTCCGCCTGGTCGCCCGGTACGCCGGCGCCTGCAACCTCTTCGCCACCTCGCCCGAGGAGGTCACGCACAAGCTCGACGTGCTGCGCCGCCACTGTGACACCGAGGGGCGGGACTACGACGAGATCCGCAAGACCATGACCTACTCGGTCGACGAGGGCGACGGCGGCGACCTGGACGCCTTCACCCGGGACATCAACGGCTACACCAAGCTCGGCATCGACACGGTCATCCTCGCCCCGCGCACCGGCGCCCCCGCCGAGTGGATCGAACGCTTCACGGCACCCGCCGTACGGCGGCTCGCGGAACTGGACTAA
- a CDS encoding TetR/AcrR family transcriptional regulator produces the protein MLYAGFMSATLPPFPKPQEPFDTPRLLEVGSAPDEPCLRADAARNRARLLEAASRLIAEHGVAGVTMEAVATAAGVGKGTVFRRFGDRTGLLMALLDHSAHTLQADFLGGPPPLGPGAPAVDRLRALGVAVLYRSAEQLDLLLAAQSEPTRRHSHPSTRALHMHTTMLLRQILPDADCDLLAQTLMGYLDPALIHHLTRQCEMPLERLEAGWNDLVARVTGTDPLR, from the coding sequence ATGCTTTACGCTGGCTTCATGTCCGCGACCCTGCCGCCGTTCCCGAAACCTCAGGAGCCCTTCGACACGCCCCGACTGCTGGAGGTCGGTTCCGCGCCCGACGAGCCCTGCCTTCGCGCCGACGCGGCCCGCAACCGTGCCCGTCTGCTGGAGGCCGCGTCCCGCCTGATCGCGGAGCACGGGGTGGCGGGAGTCACCATGGAGGCGGTGGCCACGGCGGCCGGTGTCGGCAAGGGAACCGTCTTCCGCCGCTTCGGCGACCGCACCGGACTGCTCATGGCCCTGCTGGACCACTCCGCGCACACGCTCCAGGCGGACTTCCTCGGCGGCCCGCCGCCGCTGGGTCCCGGTGCCCCCGCGGTGGACCGGCTGCGGGCGCTCGGCGTGGCCGTGCTGTACCGCTCCGCCGAACAGCTGGACCTGCTGCTGGCCGCACAGTCGGAACCGACCCGCCGCCACTCCCACCCGTCGACCCGCGCGCTGCACATGCACACCACCATGCTGCTGCGGCAGATCCTCCCGGACGCCGACTGCGACCTTCTGGCCCAGACGCTGATGGGGTATCTCGACCCCGCCCTCATCCACCACCTCACCCGGCAGTGCGAGATGCCGTTGGAGCGCCTGGAGGCCGGCTGGAACGACCTCGTCGCCCGGGTGACCGGCACCGATCCGCTGCGCTAG